Proteins from a genomic interval of Drosophila melanogaster chromosome 2R:
- the CG8950 gene encoding uncharacterized protein, isoform A translates to MADSDSNEVLIEEIDSNDVPENELEQFQETEPLRVVDIIDCDTDGERRCIADDEEEGALIKRYVQGVQCLEFPDFCTKLEASDEDEEGNDEEPSEAAGSIEKPNTSAQAKTSQEQSTGSGRSGGGGFRKSQLSTALQGLMGEANLSFVYGRYETAERICMEIIRQNPLASEPFYTLAEIYENRDEVKFLNFSTLAAHLNPQDRDMWIRVSDLLVQQGNLARARLIYTKAIKMLPKVYQLRLRKAQLLQKMGETNASMFTYLKMLPLMPPDEWKMCLNTAKNVARYFHVLEKHSLALEAMEGAYSVCGARFTLEDINIYLELLILNKQYAKVLRCLRERTNFELENDQEESLELIYFCEIPDDYVPELRAKLCVSLIHMRAHHLLGYLIQNVQEHITLTADRVELYMDITEALMQEHKYAEAIALMSPITDGDTVECPAFVWLRQAECLRQLNRTNEAIQSYEKVVQLAPFCYDARFTLSALLKQQGRHEEAVQALEQPGEAEGQPLIARLLYERCVMLQQIGRIEEFLDVGYALLSRHSIKLYNREEMMAAANGGSAYNSESLKTIIQMRSKAVDNSAEQDLQDPAKNAASETSDLTVKDEFELFRELVRTAFKHGMHSAAEKICFAMVTTKRFTYYHHEIERIMVLTCYYNDDCAIAFSYLRELIAKQPSQTTLWNMLSLMIQKGDEVRYYRYMRRLMQRHPVDTKPMRIFQGHYHLNCASFKYALNIYMPILRENPDPLVALCIAVAFNQLSLQKKVLRKSASVAQAVAFGQRYKELRSAGHELADCAAQQEIFYNIGRIYHQANILHLAVDYYEKALAVPVHPLIAEHESTLGLQHEVAFNLHLIYRANGNKWKARQYLMRYCVV, encoded by the exons ATGGCCGATTCAGATTCGAATGAGGTCCTAATTGAGGAAATAGACAGCAACGATGTGCCGGAAAACGAATTGGAGCAGTTCCAGGAGACAGAGCCGCTGCGCGTGGTAGACATCATCGACTGCGATACAGACGGCGAACGGCGCTGCATCGCTGATGACGAGGAGGAGGGTGCGCTGATTAAGCGCTACGTGCAGGGTGTTCAGTGCCTAGAGTTCCCGGACTTCTGCACCAAGCTGGAGGCCAGcgacgaggatgaggagggCAATGATGAGGAGCCCAGTGAGGCGGCCGGCAGCATCGAGAAGCCGAACACTTCGGCGCAAGCGAAAACGTCACAGGAACAGTCGACGGGAAGTGGTCGTTCTGGAGGAGGTGGCTTTCGGAAAAGCCAACTAAGCACCGCCCTGCAAGGACTGATGGGCGAGGCCAATCTGAGCTTTGTGTACGGCCGCTATGAAACAGCCGAGCGCATCTGCATGGAGATCATCCGACAGAATCCACTGGCCAGTGAACCGTTTTACACGCTGGCCGAGATTTATGAGAACCGTGATGAGGTCAAGTTCCTGAACTTCTCCACATTGGCGGCCCACTTGAATCCCCAGGACCGAGACATGTGGATACGTGTCTCCGATCTGCTGGTGCAGCAGGGCAACTTGGCCCGTGCGCGTCTCATCTACACGAAGGCCATCAAAATGCTGCCCAAAGTGTACCAGCTTCGGCTGCGTAAGGCGCAGCTGTTGCAAAAAATGGGCGAAACCAATGCCTCCATGTTTACGTACTTGAAAATGCTGCCACTGATGCCCCCAGATGAGTGGAAAATGTGCCTGAATACGGCCAAGAACGTAGCCCGATACTTTCATGTGCTGGAGAAGCACTCGCTTGCCCTAGAGGCCATGGAGGGGGCGTACAGTGTGTGTGGTGCGCGATTCACCCTGGAGGATATAAACATCTACTTGGAACTGCTGATCCTAAATAAACAGTATGCCAAGGTTCTGCGGTGCCTGCGAGAGCGCACCAATTTTGAGCTGGAGAACGACCAAGAGGAGAGTCTGGAACTTATATACTTCTGCGAGATCCCAGATGACTATGTCCCCGAGCTGCGGGCCAAGCTCTGCGTCAGTCTCATCCACATGCGGGCCCACCATTTGCTGGGCTATCTTATCCAGAATGTCCAAGAGCACATCACATTGACGGCGGATAGAGTCGAGCTATACATGGACATCACCGAGGCTTTGATGCAGGAGCACAAGTATGCCGAAGCCATTGCGCTGATGAGTCCCATAACCGATGGCGACACCGTAGAGTGTCCGGCATTCGTGTGGCTGCGGCAGGCCGAGTGTCTTCGCCAGCTGAACCGAACCAACGAGGCCATTCAGAGCTACGAGAAGGTAGTGCAACTGGCGCCCTTCTGCTACGACGCGCGGTTCACCCTCTCCGCTCTGCTAAAACAGCAAGGCCGGCACGAGGAGGCTGTCCAGGCATTGGAGCAACCGGGAGAGGCTGAGGGCCAGCCTCTTATTGCCCGCCTGCTGTATGAGAGATGTGTAATGCTACAGCAGATTGGGCGCATTGAGGAGTTCTTGGATGTGGGATATGCCCTGCTCAGTCGGCACTCCATCAAGTTGTACAACCGCGAGGAGATGATGGCGGCCGCAAATGGAGGCAGTGCTTACAATTCGGAGAGCCTCAAGACCATCATCCAAATGAGGAGCAAGGCGGTTGACAACTCTGCGGAGCAGGATCTTCAG GATCCTGCTAAAAATGCCGCCAGCGAAACCTCCGATCTGACCGTCAAAGATGAATTTGAGCTCTTTCGGGAGCTTGTGCGTACGGCTTTCAAGCATGGCATGCACAGCGCCGCTGAGAAGATCTGCTTTGCCATGGTTACAACAAAAAGATTCACCTACTACCATCACGAGATCGAGAGAATTATGGTACTAACCTGCTACTACAACGACGACTGTGCCATAGCCTTCTCGTATCTGCGTGAGCTGATCGCCAAACAGCCCAGCCAGACAACGCTGTGGAACATGCTATCTCTGATGATTCAAAAGGGTGACGAAGTGCGTTATTATCGCTATATGCGCCGCCTGATGCAACGACATCCGGTCGATACCAAGCCGATGCGAATATTCCAGGGCCATTATCACCTCAACTGCGCATCTTTTAAGTATGCTCTAAACATCTACATGCCCATTCTGCGCGAGAATCCCGATCCCCTGGTGGCCCTCTGCATAGCCGTTGCCTTTAACCAGCTGTCGCTGCAGAAGAAGGTGCTCCGCAAGTCGGCTTCTGTGGCCCAAGCCGTGGCCTTTGGCCAGCGCTACAAGGAGTTACGATCTGCCGGCCATGAGTTAGCAGATTGCGCCGCACAGCAGGAGATCTTTTACAACATCGGACGTATCTATCACCAAGCCAACATCCTTCACCTGGCCGTGGACTACTATGAAAAGGCACTGGCCGTGCCCGTGCATCCACTTATCGCAGAGCATGAATCTACGCTTGGTCTGCAGCATGAAGTGGCATTCAACCTGCACCTCATCTACCGAGCCAATGGAAACAAGTGGAAGGCACGGCAATATTTAATGCGATACTGTGTGGTTTAA
- the Mov10 gene encoding Mov10 RISC complex RNA helicase, isoform C: protein MRELPYYPPSNEMIEANTNQDLSANNSVFGDFMKTKRLEFYNVCSVMQTLLTIDDLSNMELYAQLIQSDVPVQRVSKLTYKITFKSTPVNAEDFVAPNLDQVVLVPKASLLASPLPKQLVLALLPHPHEDLEPGDPMLRHVASVDKVSSTTVHVRFSRKHKAVLSGQRFYAIIRSRRLTIRYMYRALNLLQESPLVRRYLFPFPSWLTQLVDNSQIKVCCDGHLPNWMQGRPQEPATPTSLSLLNSTIYSNAEQLEAVQRIVAGPSTQGPYILFGPPGTGKTTTIVEAILQLRLQQPQSRILVTAGSNSACDTIALKLCEYIESNIRLQEHFAQQKLPEPDHQLIRVYSRSIYEKGFASVPSLLLKNSNCSKSIYDHIKASRIVKYGIIVATLCTVARLVTDTLGRYNFFTHIFIDEAGASTEPEALIGIMGIKQTADCHVILSGDHKQLGAVIKSNRAASLGLSRSLMERLLQSDCYKSDENGNYDRNRQMRLCRNYRSHPQIVRLFNELYYNGELKAQAPAMDVNLAANWSVLTNPQFPIIFQATHGVTNREQNSTSSYNNLEAEVICWYVKRLINDRVVGQEDVGIVAPYTAQGKLVTKLLQSKGYPNVEVGSVETYQGREKTIIIASLVKSFTNMGFMCNPRRVNVLLSRAKALLILVGNPVTLRHHSDFKFVINECKKHGTYLLKKRDSGQRPHILIKADESNEESSSEPEDEDDKLIPSYARMQQHTDAAIHKIKAHPTNENDQLANSFKISMSKLSI, encoded by the exons ATGCGGGAATTGCCATATTATCCGCCAAGTAACGAGATGATAGAGGCGAACACAAACCAGGATTTGAGCGCAAATAATAGTGTGTTCGGCGATTTTATGAAGACCAAACGCTTGGAGTTTTACAATGTGTGCTCCGTGATGCAAACGCTGTTAACCATCGACGATCTGTCCAATATGGAGCTATACGCCCAACTGATCCAATCTGATGTGCCTGTGCAGCGCGTCTCCAAGCTGACATATAAAATAACTTTCAAGAGCACGCCCGTGAATGCAGAGGACTTTGTTGCTCCCAATCTAGACCAAGTGGTGCTGGTGCCCAAGGCTAGCCTTCTGGCATCTCCACTACCTAAACAATTGGTGCTGGCCTTGCTTCCGCATCCTCATGAAGATTTGGAGCCGGGCGATCCAATGCTTCGCCATGTGGCTAGTGTGGACAAGGTCAGCAGCACCACTGTTCACGTGCGCTTCAGCCGCAAACATAAAGCGGTCTTGTCAGGACAGCGCTTCTATGCCATTATCCGCTCCAGACGCCTTACAATCCGATACATGTATCGCGCACTCAATCTGCTCCAGGAGAGCCCCTTGGTGCGCCGCTACCTATTTCCGTTTCCCAGCTGGCTGACGCAGCTTGTGGACAATTCTCAGATTAAGGTATGTTGCGACGGCCATCTGCCTAATTGGATGCAAGGAAGGCCACAAGAGCCAGCTACTCCAACCTCGCTCTCTCTTCTTAATTCGACCATCTATTCCAACGCTGAGCAGTTAGAGGCCGTACAACGCATTGTTGCGGGACCAAGTACCCAGGGACCATACATTCTATTCGGACCACCAG GCACTGGTAAGACCACTACCATTGTGGAGGCCATTCTACAGCTGCGCCTTCAACAACCACAAAGCCGTATACTCGTAACCGCCGGTTCGAACTCAGCATGTGACACAATCGCCCTGAAGCTTTGCGAGTATATTGAAAGCAACATCCGTCTCCAGGAGCACTTTGCCCAACAGAAGCTGCCCGAACCTGATCACCAGTTGATTCGCGTGTACTCGCGCTCCATTTATGAGAAGGGCTTTGCGTCCGTGCCGTCACTGCTGCTGAAAAATTCCAATTGCTCGAAGAGTATCTACGATCATATTAAAGCTTCACGTATTGTAAAGTACGGCATTATCGTGGCCACGCTCTGCACAGTGGCACGCTTGGTTACTGATACCCTTGGTAGGTACAACTTCTTCACCCACATTTTCATCGACGAGGCGGGCGCTTCGACTGAACCCGAGGCTTTAATCGGTATTATGGGTATTAAGCAGACAGCAGATTGCCATGTGATTTTGTCCGGGGATCATAAGCAGCTCGGCGCCGTGATAAAAAGTAATCGGGCCGCTTCTTTGGGATTAAGCCGGTCTCTAATGGAGAGGCTCCTCCAATCCGATTGCTACAAATCTGATGAAAACGGAAACTACGATCGCAACCGGCAGATGCGTCTATGTCGTAACTATCGATCCCATCCGCAGATTGTACGCCTGTTTAATGAGCTCTACTATAACGGAGAGCTAAAAGCTCAGGCTCCTGCTATGGATGTGAATCTAGCAGCCAACTGGAGCGTTCTAACGAATCCACAGTTCCCGATAATATTTCAGGCCACTCATGGAGTAACCAACCGGGAGCAGAACTCCACTAGCTCTTACAATAATTTGGAGGCAGAAGTTATATGTTGGTATGTAAAACGCCTGATAAACGATCGCGTGGTCGGACAGGAGGACGTTGGCATTGTTGCGCCGTATACGGCTCAGGGTAAACTAGTTACCAAGCTACTCCAAAGTAAGGGATACCCAAATGTAGAGGTAGGCAGCGTGGAGACATACCAGGGTCGCGAAAAGACCATAATCATTGCTAGTTTGGTTAAATCCTTCACAAACATGGGATTTATGTGCAATCCTCGTCGTGTAAACGTTCTTCTGTCCAGAGCTAAAGCACTTCTGATCCTGGTTGGCAATCCGGTCACCCTTCGTCACCATTCGGACTTCAAGTTTGTAATCAATGAGTGCAAAAAACATGGTACATATCTGCTCAAGAAGAGGGACTCCGGGCAGAGACCACATATACTGATTAAAGCAGATGAATCGAACGAGGAGTCGAGCAGTGAGCCGGAGGACGAAGACGATAAGCTTATTCCTTCGTATGCCAGGATGCAACAGCATACTGATGCAGCCATTCACAAAATCAAAGCGCACCCGACCAATGAGAACGACCAGCTCGCTAATTCTTTTAAGATATCAATGTCGAAATTGTCGATATAA